Proteins encoded by one window of Lathyrus oleraceus cultivar Zhongwan6 chromosome 1, CAAS_Psat_ZW6_1.0, whole genome shotgun sequence:
- the LOC127122848 gene encoding alpha-mannosidase 2 isoform X1, whose protein sequence is MPFSSRRGGNWAQSILPSSNPKSKVPRKGRRRTLLKDFIFSNFFFIGLLISLLLFLIILLRYGVPKPITSHFRTRSSRFRKSFTRKPLFGENGNRSTTLFGGSATVDLTTKDLYDKIEFLDVDGGAWKQGWSVTYRGNEWDNEKLKVFVVPHSHNDPGWKLTVDEYYDRQSRHILDTIVETLNKDSRRKFIWEEMSYLERWWRDTSTTDVMKETFINLVKNGQLEIVGGGWVMNDEANSHYFAIIEQIAEGNMWLNDTIGFVPKNNWAIDPFGYSSTMAYLLRRMGFDNMLIQRTHYEVKKELAWHKNLEYVWRQSWDAEETTDIFVHMMPFYSYDIPHTCGPEPAICCQFDFARMEGFSYENCPWGPSPEEITQENVQEWALKLLDQYRKKSTLYRTNTLLVPLGDDFRYINVQEAEAQFRNYQMLFDYINSNPSLNAEAKFGTLEDYFVMLREEAERINYTSPGEVGSGLVEGFPSLSGDFFTYADRQQDYWSGYYVSRPFFKAVDRVLEQTLRATEIMVALTLGFCRRAHCEKFAMAFSYKLTAARRNLALFQHHDGVTGTAKDHVVKDYGTRMHTSLHDLQIFMSKGIEPLLGIRYDKLDQSPSQFEPAIVRSKYDAQPLHKVISLHDGTYHSVVFYNPLEQTREEVVMVVVDRPDVTVVDSNMSCIQSQISPELQYDNSKIFTGKHRVYWKVLVPAMGLETYYIGNGFVGCEKAEPAKLKLFSKASSVTCPSPYSCGKIEGDVVEIENQHQKLTFNVRYGLLQKVTLMNSSPNIVNEEIGMYDSSGGAYLFRPSGEAQPIIEGDGLMLISEGPLLHEVFSYPKTAWEKSPISHSTRIYTGESAVQGLVIEKEYHVELTDNDFNNREMIVRYKTDIDSKKVFYSDLNGFQMSRRETYDKIPLQGNYYPMPSLAFIQGSNGRRFSVHSRQALGVASLQNGWLEIMLDRRLVKDDGRGLGQGVMDNRVMNVVFHLTVESNISTISNSVSSSFPHNPSLLSHRVGSHLNYPLHAFISKKSQELSDMPPPPRSFSPLATSLPCDLHIVNFKVPKPLKFLQQPPESPRFVLILNRRHYDSSYCRKGRSPQCTRLADDPVNLFSMFKDLTVLKAKATSLNLLHEDPEIIGFTEQFADLAQEGHVSISPMEIQAYRLELRPEQ, encoded by the exons TCTTCTCCGATATGGCGTACCAAAACCCATCACATCCCATTTCAGAACTCGTTCATCTCGCTTCAGAAAATCCTTTACAAGGAAACCCCTTTTTGGTGAGAATGGTAACCGAAGTACTACACTTTTTGGTGGTTCTGCTACTGTTGATTTAACCACAAAAGATTTGTATGATAAGATTGAGTTTTTGGATGTTGATGGTGGTGCTTGGAAGCAAGGTTGGAGTGTTACTTATAGAGGGAATGAGTGGGATAATGAGAAGTTGAAGGTTTTTGTTGTTCCTCATTCACATAATGATCCTGGTTGGAAGCTTACTGTTGATGAATATTATGATAGGCAATCTAGACATATACTTGATACCATTGTTGAAACTCTTAACAAG GATTCTCGCCGGAAGTTCATATGGGAAGAAATGTCTTACTTAGAGAGATGGTGGAGGGATACCAGTACCACAGATGTCATGAAGGAAACATTCATCAATTTAGTGAAAAACGGGCAGCTAGAAATTGTTGGAGGCGGCTGGGTGATGAATGATGAG GCCAATTCTCACTACTTTGCTATAATTGAACAG ATTGCAGAAGGAAACATGTGGTTGAATGACACCATTGGTTTTGTTCCTAAAAATAATTGGGCCATTGATCCATTTGGTTATTCATCAACCATGGCATATCTTCTACGTCGTATGGGTTTTGATAACATGCTTATCCAGAGGACTCATTATGAGGTAAAGAAGGAACTTGCATGGCATAAGAATTTAGAATACGTATGGCGTCAAAGCTGGGATGCAGAGGAAACCACTGATATATTCGTCCATATGATGCCCTTTTATTCGTACGATATACCTCATACATGTGGCCCTGAGCCTGCTATTTGCTGTCAGTTTGACTTTGCCCGCATGGAGGGTTTCTCTTATGAAAATTGTCCGTGGGGTCCAAGTCCCGAGGAGATCACTCAGGAGAATGTTCAAGAATGGGCACTTAAGTTACTTGATCAATACAGGAAAAAATCTACTCTGTACCGAACAAACACTCTTCTTGTTCCACTCGGAGATGATTTTCGCTATATTAATGTCCAAGAGGCAGAAGCGCAGTTCAGAAATTACCAAATGTTGTTTGATTATATCAATTCAAACCCTAGTCTGAATGCGGAGGCAAAGTTTGGTACTTTGGAAGACTACTTTGTAATGCTTCGTGAGGAAGCGGAAAGAATAAATTACACATCTCCTGGTGAAGTCGGATCTGGTCTAGTTGAAGGTTTTCCTTCCCTGTCCGGGGACTTTTTTACTTATGCTGATCGGCAACAAGATTACTGGAGCGGTTATTATGTTTCACGGCCATTCTTTAAGGCTGTTGACAGGGTACTGGAGCAGACACTTCGAGCAACAGAAATAATGGTAGCTCTAACACTTGGTTTCTGTCGGAGAGCACATTGTGAGAAGTTTGCAATGGCGTTTTCCTATAAGTTGACTGCTGCTAGAAGGAACTTGGCTCTTTTTCAGCATCACGACGGCGTAACCGGTACTGCAAAAGATCATGTGGTTAAGGACTACGGAACTCGAATGCATACCTCGTTACATGACTTGCAAATTTTTATGTCTAAGGGAATCGAGCCTCTTCTTGGAATCCGTTATGATAAATTAGATCAAAGTCCTTCACAGTTTGAGCCGGCAATAGTGAGATCTAAATATGATGCTCAGCCATTGCATAAAGTGATCAGTCTTCATGACGGCACTTACCATTCCGTTGTCTTTTATAATCCTTTGGAGCAAACCAGAGAAGAGGTTGTGATGGTTGTTGTTGACCGTCCTGACGTAACTGTTGTTGACTCTAACATGAGTTGTATTCAAAGCCAAATTTCTCCTGAGTTGCAGTATGACAACAGCAAGATATTTACAGGGAAGCACCGAGTTTACTGGAAAGTTTTGGTACCTGCAATGGGGTTGGAAACGTATTACATTGGAAATGGTTTTGTCGGTTGTGAAAAGGCCGAGCCAGCAAAGTTGAAACTTTTCTCCAAGGCTAGTTCAGTTACATGTCCTTCACCGTATTCTTGTGGAAAAATTGAAGGTGATGTTGTTGAAATTGAGAATCAGCATCAAAAGCTAACTTTCAATGTAAGGTATGGTTTGTTGCAGAAGGTAACCTTAATGAATAGTTCCCCGAATATTGTAAATGAGGAAATCGGTATGTATGATAGTTCGGGTGGGGCGTACTTGTTTAGGCCGAGTGGTGAAGCTCAGCCAATTATCGAAGGAGATGGACTTATGCTGATCTCAGAGGGGCCTTTGTTGCATGAAGTATTCTCTTATCCAAAGACAGCTTGGGAGAAATCGCCGATTTCTCATAGCACCCGAATATATACCGGTGAGAGTGCAGTCCAAGGGCTTGTCATTGAAAAGGAATATCATGTTGAGCTCACTGACAATGATTTCAATAATAGGGAGATGATAGTTAGATATAAAACGGATATCGATAGCAAAAAGGTTTTCTATTCTGATTTAAATGGATTTCAGATGAGTCGAAGAGAAACTTACGATAAGATTCCCTTGCAAGGCAATTACTACCCTATGCCCTCTCTTGCATTCATACAAGGATCCAACGGTCGACGGTTTTCTGTTCATTCTCGACAAGCGTTGGGTGTGGCAAGCCTTCAAAATGGATGGCTAGAGATAATGCTAGACCGTCGTTTGGTAAAAGACGACGGCCGTGGTCTTGGCCAAGGAGTGATGGATAACCGtgtaatgaatgttgtcttcCACTTAACTGTCGAATCCAATATTTCCACCATATCAAATTCAGTTTCAAGCTCGTTCCCTCACAACCCTTCCCTTTTATCTCATCGGGTTGGTTCTCATTTGAACTACCCATTACACGCATTCATTTCCAAGAAGTCGCAGGAATTGTCAGATATGCCGCCGCCTCCTCGATCGTTTTCTCCCCTCGCCACTTCCCTGCCATGTGATCTCCACATAGTGAACTTTAAGGTTCCTAAGCCTTTAAAGTTTTTGCAGCAACCACCTGAAAGTCCTAGATTTGTTCTGATTTTGAACCGTCGACATTATGATTCTTCGTACTGTCGGAAGGGAAGATCACCACAATGCACTAGACTAGCTGACGACCCCGTGAatctgttcagcatgttcaaaGATCTTACAGTTTTGAAAGCTAAAGCAACTTCATTGAATCTTCTCCACGAAGATCCTGAAATAATAGGATTCACAGAACAATTTGCTGATCTTGCACAAGAAGGGCATGTTTCCATATCTCCAATGGAAATACAAGCCTACCGGTTGGAGTTGCGGCCGGAACAATAG
- the LOC127122848 gene encoding alpha-mannosidase 2 isoform X2, giving the protein MSYLERWWRDTSTTDVMKETFINLVKNGQLEIVGGGWVMNDEANSHYFAIIEQIAEGNMWLNDTIGFVPKNNWAIDPFGYSSTMAYLLRRMGFDNMLIQRTHYEVKKELAWHKNLEYVWRQSWDAEETTDIFVHMMPFYSYDIPHTCGPEPAICCQFDFARMEGFSYENCPWGPSPEEITQENVQEWALKLLDQYRKKSTLYRTNTLLVPLGDDFRYINVQEAEAQFRNYQMLFDYINSNPSLNAEAKFGTLEDYFVMLREEAERINYTSPGEVGSGLVEGFPSLSGDFFTYADRQQDYWSGYYVSRPFFKAVDRVLEQTLRATEIMVALTLGFCRRAHCEKFAMAFSYKLTAARRNLALFQHHDGVTGTAKDHVVKDYGTRMHTSLHDLQIFMSKGIEPLLGIRYDKLDQSPSQFEPAIVRSKYDAQPLHKVISLHDGTYHSVVFYNPLEQTREEVVMVVVDRPDVTVVDSNMSCIQSQISPELQYDNSKIFTGKHRVYWKVLVPAMGLETYYIGNGFVGCEKAEPAKLKLFSKASSVTCPSPYSCGKIEGDVVEIENQHQKLTFNVRYGLLQKVTLMNSSPNIVNEEIGMYDSSGGAYLFRPSGEAQPIIEGDGLMLISEGPLLHEVFSYPKTAWEKSPISHSTRIYTGESAVQGLVIEKEYHVELTDNDFNNREMIVRYKTDIDSKKVFYSDLNGFQMSRRETYDKIPLQGNYYPMPSLAFIQGSNGRRFSVHSRQALGVASLQNGWLEIMLDRRLVKDDGRGLGQGVMDNRVMNVVFHLTVESNISTISNSVSSSFPHNPSLLSHRVGSHLNYPLHAFISKKSQELSDMPPPPRSFSPLATSLPCDLHIVNFKVPKPLKFLQQPPESPRFVLILNRRHYDSSYCRKGRSPQCTRLADDPVNLFSMFKDLTVLKAKATSLNLLHEDPEIIGFTEQFADLAQEGHVSISPMEIQAYRLELRPEQ; this is encoded by the exons ATGTCTTACTTAGAGAGATGGTGGAGGGATACCAGTACCACAGATGTCATGAAGGAAACATTCATCAATTTAGTGAAAAACGGGCAGCTAGAAATTGTTGGAGGCGGCTGGGTGATGAATGATGAG GCCAATTCTCACTACTTTGCTATAATTGAACAG ATTGCAGAAGGAAACATGTGGTTGAATGACACCATTGGTTTTGTTCCTAAAAATAATTGGGCCATTGATCCATTTGGTTATTCATCAACCATGGCATATCTTCTACGTCGTATGGGTTTTGATAACATGCTTATCCAGAGGACTCATTATGAGGTAAAGAAGGAACTTGCATGGCATAAGAATTTAGAATACGTATGGCGTCAAAGCTGGGATGCAGAGGAAACCACTGATATATTCGTCCATATGATGCCCTTTTATTCGTACGATATACCTCATACATGTGGCCCTGAGCCTGCTATTTGCTGTCAGTTTGACTTTGCCCGCATGGAGGGTTTCTCTTATGAAAATTGTCCGTGGGGTCCAAGTCCCGAGGAGATCACTCAGGAGAATGTTCAAGAATGGGCACTTAAGTTACTTGATCAATACAGGAAAAAATCTACTCTGTACCGAACAAACACTCTTCTTGTTCCACTCGGAGATGATTTTCGCTATATTAATGTCCAAGAGGCAGAAGCGCAGTTCAGAAATTACCAAATGTTGTTTGATTATATCAATTCAAACCCTAGTCTGAATGCGGAGGCAAAGTTTGGTACTTTGGAAGACTACTTTGTAATGCTTCGTGAGGAAGCGGAAAGAATAAATTACACATCTCCTGGTGAAGTCGGATCTGGTCTAGTTGAAGGTTTTCCTTCCCTGTCCGGGGACTTTTTTACTTATGCTGATCGGCAACAAGATTACTGGAGCGGTTATTATGTTTCACGGCCATTCTTTAAGGCTGTTGACAGGGTACTGGAGCAGACACTTCGAGCAACAGAAATAATGGTAGCTCTAACACTTGGTTTCTGTCGGAGAGCACATTGTGAGAAGTTTGCAATGGCGTTTTCCTATAAGTTGACTGCTGCTAGAAGGAACTTGGCTCTTTTTCAGCATCACGACGGCGTAACCGGTACTGCAAAAGATCATGTGGTTAAGGACTACGGAACTCGAATGCATACCTCGTTACATGACTTGCAAATTTTTATGTCTAAGGGAATCGAGCCTCTTCTTGGAATCCGTTATGATAAATTAGATCAAAGTCCTTCACAGTTTGAGCCGGCAATAGTGAGATCTAAATATGATGCTCAGCCATTGCATAAAGTGATCAGTCTTCATGACGGCACTTACCATTCCGTTGTCTTTTATAATCCTTTGGAGCAAACCAGAGAAGAGGTTGTGATGGTTGTTGTTGACCGTCCTGACGTAACTGTTGTTGACTCTAACATGAGTTGTATTCAAAGCCAAATTTCTCCTGAGTTGCAGTATGACAACAGCAAGATATTTACAGGGAAGCACCGAGTTTACTGGAAAGTTTTGGTACCTGCAATGGGGTTGGAAACGTATTACATTGGAAATGGTTTTGTCGGTTGTGAAAAGGCCGAGCCAGCAAAGTTGAAACTTTTCTCCAAGGCTAGTTCAGTTACATGTCCTTCACCGTATTCTTGTGGAAAAATTGAAGGTGATGTTGTTGAAATTGAGAATCAGCATCAAAAGCTAACTTTCAATGTAAGGTATGGTTTGTTGCAGAAGGTAACCTTAATGAATAGTTCCCCGAATATTGTAAATGAGGAAATCGGTATGTATGATAGTTCGGGTGGGGCGTACTTGTTTAGGCCGAGTGGTGAAGCTCAGCCAATTATCGAAGGAGATGGACTTATGCTGATCTCAGAGGGGCCTTTGTTGCATGAAGTATTCTCTTATCCAAAGACAGCTTGGGAGAAATCGCCGATTTCTCATAGCACCCGAATATATACCGGTGAGAGTGCAGTCCAAGGGCTTGTCATTGAAAAGGAATATCATGTTGAGCTCACTGACAATGATTTCAATAATAGGGAGATGATAGTTAGATATAAAACGGATATCGATAGCAAAAAGGTTTTCTATTCTGATTTAAATGGATTTCAGATGAGTCGAAGAGAAACTTACGATAAGATTCCCTTGCAAGGCAATTACTACCCTATGCCCTCTCTTGCATTCATACAAGGATCCAACGGTCGACGGTTTTCTGTTCATTCTCGACAAGCGTTGGGTGTGGCAAGCCTTCAAAATGGATGGCTAGAGATAATGCTAGACCGTCGTTTGGTAAAAGACGACGGCCGTGGTCTTGGCCAAGGAGTGATGGATAACCGtgtaatgaatgttgtcttcCACTTAACTGTCGAATCCAATATTTCCACCATATCAAATTCAGTTTCAAGCTCGTTCCCTCACAACCCTTCCCTTTTATCTCATCGGGTTGGTTCTCATTTGAACTACCCATTACACGCATTCATTTCCAAGAAGTCGCAGGAATTGTCAGATATGCCGCCGCCTCCTCGATCGTTTTCTCCCCTCGCCACTTCCCTGCCATGTGATCTCCACATAGTGAACTTTAAGGTTCCTAAGCCTTTAAAGTTTTTGCAGCAACCACCTGAAAGTCCTAGATTTGTTCTGATTTTGAACCGTCGACATTATGATTCTTCGTACTGTCGGAAGGGAAGATCACCACAATGCACTAGACTAGCTGACGACCCCGTGAatctgttcagcatgttcaaaGATCTTACAGTTTTGAAAGCTAAAGCAACTTCATTGAATCTTCTCCACGAAGATCCTGAAATAATAGGATTCACAGAACAATTTGCTGATCTTGCACAAGAAGGGCATGTTTCCATATCTCCAATGGAAATACAAGCCTACCGGTTGGAGTTGCGGCCGGAACAATAG
- the LOC127122864 gene encoding uncharacterized protein LOC127122864 codes for MDSSEKVVAVIMVGGPTKGTRFRPLSFNTPKPLFPLAGQPMVHHPISACKRIPNLAQIYLIGFHEEREFALYVSSISNELKLPVRYLKEDKPHGSAGGLYYFRDIIMEDSPSHIFLLNCDVCCSFPLPSMLDAHIKYGGMGTMLVIKVSAESANQFGELVADPDTHELLHYTEKPETFVSDLINCGVYIFTPDIFNAIEDVSTNREGRANLRRLSSFEALQSATRTLPKDFVRLDQDILSPLAGKKKLYTYETNDFWEQIKTPGLSLKCSELYLAQFRYTSPHLLASGDGKKNAKIVGDVYIHPSAKVHPSAKIGPNVSISANVRVGAGVRLIGCIILDDVEIKENAVVINSIVGWKSSLGRWSRVQADGDYNAKLGITILGEAVTVEDEVVVINSIVLPHKILNVSVQDEIIL; via the exons ATGGATAGTTCAGAGAAGGTTGTTGCTGTGATTATGGTGGGTGGACCCACCAAAG GAACTAGATTTCGACCTCTTTCTTTCAATACTCCAAAACCCCTTTTCCCTTTGGCTGGACAACCAATGGTTCATCATCCTATTTCTGCTTGTAAAAGG ATACCCAATTTAGCTCAAATATATCTCATTGGATTCCACGAGGAGCGAGAATTTGCTCTATATGTCTCTTCAATTTCGAACGAGCTGAAGTTGCCAGTAAG atatttgaaggaggataaacCACACGGCTCCGCGGGTGGCCTTTACTACTTCAGAGATATAATCATGGAAGACAGTCCA TCACATATCTTTCTGCTAAATTGTGATGTTTGCTGCAGTTTTCCACTACCATCCATGCTTG ATGCTCATATAAAGTACGGTGGGATGGGGACAATGTTAGTAATCAAG GTTTCAGCCGAATCTGCTAACCAGTTCGGCGAGTTGGTTGCTGATCCAGACACTCATGAATTGCTGCATTATACTGAAAAACCTGAGACATTT GTTAGTGATTTGATAAATTGCGGTGTATACATTTTCACACCTGATATTTTTAATGCCATCGAGGATGTATCTACGAACCGAGAAGGAAGAG CTAATCTACGACGTCTTTCCAGCTTTGAAGCTCTCCAATCTGCGACCAG GACTCTTCCTAAAGATTTCGTAAGACTGGATCAAGATATACTATCACCTCTAGCTGGAAAGAAGAAGTTGTATACATACGAGACGAATGATTTCTGGGAGCAAATTAAAACTCCGGG CCTGTCTTTGAAATGCTCGGAGTTGTACCTTGCTCAATTTCGATATACTTCCCCGCATCTTTTGGCCAGCGGAGACGGTAAAaagaatgctaaaattgttggTGATGTATATATTCATCCGTCTGCCAAAGTTCATCCATCTGCAAAG ATTGGTCCAAATGTTTCTATCTCAGCAAATGTTCGTGTTGGTGCCGGCGTCAGGTTAATCGGTTGTATAATATTGGACGATGTTGAAATTAAG GAAAATGCTGTAGTCATAAACTCTATTGTTGGATGGAAGTCGTCGCTCGGAAGATGGTCACGTGTACAG GCTGATGGTGATTACAATGCAAAGCTTGGCATAACCATCCTAGGTGAAGCAGTGACGGTTGAAGATGAAGTAGTGGTGATTAACAGCATTGTTCTTCCTCACAAGATTCTTAATGTCAGTGTGCAAGATGAAATCATCTTATAA